From a single Candidatus Sulfotelmatobacter sp. genomic region:
- a CDS encoding DegT/DnrJ/EryC1/StrS family aminotransferase, with product MSSMVPTTTIETLQYCEADLLGETGGMAIEWYGRAATALYRAYGLARKMSPAKADEAEVILPSISCATPANAALLAGVTPRFADVDPNSGMPTVESIQERWTPQTCAVVFIHLYGQTADLRPLAEWCRSRKILLIEDLAQALGARLPNGTAAGSIGDLAVCSFNPTKILECGGGALLIRSQKLASMCAEWTHSDPPLQEIEDGQAGTLALSYRNLHHSLVGLLRSRARSGDEVSSAFLKLQPAYRRLYLRRMKNAVALAQAWPQLKAILRHRTRNAQQYEQDLADGPWQLLSQWQQSGVCWRYSLLVNFPEKLVDFSEAVRRDGFHVSNLYWPVNDFFRPSDACPNADQFARRILNLWVDNTVDRPWVQKCGESLIKNAARFLS from the coding sequence ATGAGTTCAATGGTGCCCACCACGACGATCGAGACTCTCCAGTACTGCGAGGCCGATCTGCTAGGCGAAACCGGTGGCATGGCGATCGAATGGTATGGACGCGCGGCGACTGCGCTCTACCGCGCCTACGGGCTCGCCAGAAAAATGTCGCCCGCAAAAGCCGATGAAGCCGAAGTGATTCTTCCTTCCATCTCTTGCGCGACCCCCGCCAATGCCGCGCTGCTGGCCGGCGTCACACCGAGATTTGCGGACGTCGATCCCAATTCAGGGATGCCGACAGTGGAAAGCATTCAGGAACGGTGGACCCCGCAAACCTGTGCTGTAGTGTTCATTCATTTGTATGGTCAAACGGCGGACTTACGGCCCTTAGCCGAATGGTGCCGCAGCAGGAAAATTCTTCTCATCGAAGACCTGGCTCAAGCTTTGGGCGCGCGCTTGCCGAACGGCACGGCCGCAGGCTCGATCGGGGATCTCGCGGTATGCAGCTTCAACCCGACCAAGATTTTGGAATGTGGCGGCGGAGCCCTGCTGATCCGTTCGCAGAAGCTGGCATCTATGTGCGCAGAATGGACGCATTCTGACCCTCCGCTTCAGGAGATCGAGGACGGGCAAGCCGGAACGCTTGCCCTCAGCTACCGAAATCTGCACCATTCGCTGGTTGGATTGTTGCGGTCGCGGGCTCGATCGGGGGATGAAGTCTCGAGTGCATTTCTCAAACTCCAACCAGCATATCGAAGACTCTATCTGCGCCGCATGAAGAACGCTGTTGCGTTGGCGCAAGCATGGCCCCAATTGAAGGCAATACTGCGGCATCGCACTCGCAATGCGCAGCAGTATGAACAAGACCTGGCGGACGGACCCTGGCAACTTCTCAGCCAATGGCAACAGAGCGGTGTGTGCTGGCGTTATTCGCTGTTGGTGAATTTTCCGGAGAAGCTGGTCGACTTCAGCGAGGCCGTGAGGCGCGACGGGTTTCACGTATCGAACCTCTATTGGCCGGTGAATGACTTCTTCCGTCCCAGCGACGCCTGCCCCAATGCCGACCAATTTGCCCGCCGGATTCTTAACCTATGGGTGGACAATACTGTCGATCGGCCGTGGGTGCAAAAATGTGGCGAGAGTCTAATCAAAAATGCAGCCCGGTTTCTTTCCTGA
- a CDS encoding class I SAM-dependent methyltransferase → MTMPQVLDPEDVNQVIQRYRRRIAEHGVTFASLNSGSEEKQAMRQWVHASALRGERPSILEVGCGLGDFYKYLIAQKQDCTYHGYDIVPEYIAQCQSAYPQATHPETRFEVRNIFLDGINGIYDTVLMSQVLNNRYEKSDNMQVMRRALELAFQHTRVSVSVDMLSTYVDFRNPDLFYYSPEEIFSMAKAIAPRVVIRHDYRAFEFCVQLFHQEAEGYLK, encoded by the coding sequence ATGACCATGCCGCAAGTGCTCGACCCGGAGGACGTAAATCAAGTCATTCAGCGCTATCGACGGCGTATTGCAGAGCATGGCGTAACCTTTGCGTCGTTGAATTCCGGCAGCGAAGAAAAGCAGGCGATGCGGCAGTGGGTTCACGCCTCAGCGCTGCGCGGAGAACGGCCATCGATTCTCGAAGTGGGCTGCGGCCTGGGTGATTTTTACAAATACCTCATAGCTCAGAAGCAAGATTGCACCTATCATGGCTACGACATCGTTCCCGAGTATATTGCGCAGTGCCAGAGCGCTTACCCGCAAGCGACTCATCCGGAAACCAGATTTGAAGTGCGCAATATTTTTCTCGACGGGATTAACGGCATCTATGACACCGTGTTGATGTCGCAGGTCCTCAACAACCGCTACGAGAAGTCGGACAACATGCAGGTGATGCGGCGCGCGCTGGAGTTGGCGTTTCAGCACACGCGGGTTTCCGTCTCGGTGGATATGCTCTCCACTTACGTCGACTTTCGCAATCCCGATCTTTTCTACTATTCGCCGGAAGAAATATTCAGCATGGCGAAGGCAATCGCACCGCGCGTGGTGATCCGCCACGATTACCGCGCCTTTGAATTCTGCGTGCAACTTTTTCATCAGGAAGCCGAGGGTTACCTGAAGTGA
- a CDS encoding glycosyltransferase family 2 protein, translating to MQPGFFPDSGTLEADFSIFMGGPELSIVIPVFNEEVVLPVLIERLRTFIDRLAPLETEIILIDDHSADNSPQLLKKICGQDSRFRYARLARNSGSHVAILAGLAQARGECSVFLAADLQDPPELILQMLDLWRSGHHVVWAVREEREGISKADLFLANTFYRLLNFLGEVNLPPRGSDFALLDRKVADALLKSAGSNPSIGGEIARLGFSSAQITYTKEKRAAGGSKWTLKRKLKAFADAFVSFSYAPLRAMSYLGMMFSFLGFAYALVVICVRLMTRTPVQGWASLIVVVLVLGGVQMMMLGVLGEYLWRTLEAARQRPIYFLEETSEGNLEAGANVEAQPQKMGRRFGT from the coding sequence ATGCAGCCCGGTTTCTTTCCTGACTCCGGTACACTGGAAGCCGACTTTTCAATTTTTATGGGCGGCCCCGAACTCAGCATCGTCATCCCGGTCTTCAACGAAGAGGTCGTGCTTCCGGTTTTGATAGAAAGATTGCGCACCTTCATCGACCGGCTCGCTCCTCTGGAGACGGAAATTATTCTGATCGACGATCATTCCGCCGACAACTCTCCGCAACTGTTGAAGAAGATCTGCGGGCAGGATTCCAGGTTCCGCTACGCCCGTCTTGCGCGCAATAGTGGAAGCCACGTGGCTATCCTGGCGGGACTCGCACAAGCGCGGGGCGAATGTTCGGTGTTTCTCGCTGCCGACTTGCAAGATCCTCCCGAGCTGATTTTGCAGATGTTGGATTTGTGGCGTTCCGGCCACCACGTCGTGTGGGCTGTGCGAGAGGAGCGCGAGGGCATTTCGAAGGCCGACTTGTTTCTGGCCAATACTTTCTACCGCCTGCTAAATTTTTTGGGAGAAGTCAATCTTCCTCCGCGCGGCTCCGACTTTGCCCTTCTCGATCGCAAGGTTGCGGACGCGTTGTTGAAGTCGGCAGGCAGCAATCCAAGTATTGGCGGCGAGATCGCACGCCTGGGATTCTCTTCGGCGCAAATTACTTACACCAAGGAAAAGCGGGCGGCGGGCGGCTCCAAGTGGACGCTCAAGCGCAAACTGAAGGCTTTCGCCGATGCTTTCGTATCGTTCTCCTATGCTCCATTGCGGGCGATGTCGTATCTGGGAATGATGTTCAGCTTCCTTGGATTCGCCTATGCTCTCGTTGTCATCTGCGTCCGCTTGATGACACGCACACCCGTGCAGGGGTGGGCATCGTTAATTGTCGTGGTGCTGGTGCTGGGCGGAGTTCAAATGATGATGCTCGGCGTGCTGGGCGAATATCTGTGGAGAACGCTGGAGGCGGCGCGGCAGCGTCCCATTTATTTTCTGGAAGAGACATCCGAGGGCAACTTAGAAGCCGGCGCCAATGTCGAAGCCCAACCACAAAAAATGGGGCGGCGCTTTGGGACGTAA
- a CDS encoding DegT/DnrJ/EryC1/StrS family aminotransferase translates to MAKIKVPYLDLKAQYQSIKPEIDAAIARVLESCQFVLGPEVAGFEREFADYCGTAECIALNSGTSALHLALLAAGVGPGDEVITVPFTFVASVAAVLYAGARPVLVDIDPRSFTMDPSAIEAAITPRTKAILPVHLYGQSADMDPIMEIARRRGLVVIEDAAQAHGAKYKGRTVGSIGDMACFSFYPGKNLGAYGEGGAVTTSNPGYARTIGMLRDWGQDRKYHHVLRGFNYRMEGFQGAILRVKLGHLDRWTEARRAVVKLYNEYLADSGVEMPTEMPWGRHVYHVYTLRVDDRDGLQSALLADGIQTGIHYPVPAHLQPGYADLGYGRGDFPNAEAAAQQVLSLPLYPELSFQAVAEVATSVKKAVPHRSTTAVSR, encoded by the coding sequence ATGGCCAAGATTAAAGTTCCTTACCTCGATTTGAAAGCGCAGTACCAGAGCATCAAGCCCGAGATTGATGCGGCCATCGCGCGCGTATTGGAAAGCTGCCAATTCGTGCTGGGCCCGGAAGTCGCAGGCTTTGAGCGGGAGTTCGCGGACTACTGCGGAACGGCCGAATGCATCGCGCTGAATTCCGGCACCAGCGCCTTACATCTGGCGTTGCTGGCGGCCGGAGTTGGTCCCGGCGATGAAGTGATCACCGTGCCGTTCACTTTTGTGGCCAGCGTGGCTGCGGTTCTTTATGCCGGAGCGCGGCCGGTTCTCGTGGACATCGATCCGCGCTCGTTCACCATGGATCCGTCCGCGATCGAAGCGGCGATCACGCCGCGCACCAAGGCAATCCTGCCGGTGCATCTCTACGGCCAATCCGCCGACATGGATCCGATCATGGAAATTGCGCGGCGGCGCGGGTTGGTTGTTATCGAAGACGCGGCTCAAGCTCACGGAGCAAAATATAAAGGCCGCACTGTGGGCAGCATCGGCGACATGGCGTGCTTCAGTTTTTATCCTGGCAAGAATCTGGGAGCCTACGGCGAGGGCGGCGCTGTGACTACCAGCAATCCCGGATATGCGCGGACGATCGGTATGCTGCGCGACTGGGGTCAGGACCGCAAGTATCATCATGTGCTGCGGGGATTCAATTATCGAATGGAAGGCTTTCAGGGTGCGATCCTGCGTGTGAAGTTGGGTCACCTCGACAGGTGGACTGAGGCTCGCCGTGCGGTGGTGAAACTCTACAATGAATATCTGGCCGACTCGGGCGTTGAAATGCCCACCGAGATGCCGTGGGGACGGCACGTGTATCACGTTTACACGCTGCGCGTGGACGATCGCGACGGCCTGCAATCCGCGCTGTTGGCCGATGGAATTCAGACGGGCATTCATTATCCAGTGCCCGCGCATTTGCAGCCGGGGTATGCTGATTTGGGTTATGGCCGCGGAGATTTTCCCAACGCGGAAGCGGCGGCGCAACAAGTTCTCTCGCTTCCACTCTACCCTGAACTTTCCTTCCAGGCAGTTGCGGAAGTTGCCACATCTGTAAAGAAGGCGGTCCCGCACAGATCGACGACCGCGGTATCGCGCTAA
- a CDS encoding ATP-grasp domain-containing protein, with amino-acid sequence MTSKRILILGGGRYNVPSIRAAREAGFATLVADKNPEAPGLKIADYGLPIDLTDCQSLTRAVTDLGGIDGVVSMAEVGVRAAANISTRLGLPSISEEGAANATSKAAMRRRWLPLGRYSAAFEVVNILDDAQSAAARLGRFPLIFKPDLSLGGSRGVTRVERTEDITKAFLAAQSGGLAHSDVVMEHCVEGSEHSAEVLIWNGKTSVLCIGQKIKSLPPYRVDISVQYPAQLTTTQESTVADMCHQAVNALGLTQGVAHIEFGYTDEGPVLFELGARCGGGHTPQIAHHVSGVNEFVEACRMACGIAPRQFEPTHRRGADYRFLIFAPGAVERIDIPSAIKADGGVLDVDITVQPCDEIRPLRSTSERSGFLVATGETLQEAVGCADRGCRKIAIHYSDGATRHAAELVDFQELAHP; translated from the coding sequence ATGACGTCCAAGCGAATTCTCATTCTCGGCGGGGGTCGGTATAACGTGCCGTCGATTCGTGCGGCCCGAGAAGCGGGATTCGCGACTCTGGTTGCCGACAAGAATCCTGAAGCGCCGGGGTTGAAGATCGCTGATTATGGACTGCCGATCGACCTTACCGATTGCCAATCGCTCACGAGAGCGGTGACTGACCTGGGCGGAATCGATGGCGTGGTCAGCATGGCGGAGGTCGGCGTGCGCGCCGCCGCTAACATTTCCACGCGCCTGGGCTTACCTTCAATCTCTGAGGAAGGCGCCGCCAACGCGACCAGCAAAGCCGCCATGCGCCGCCGCTGGCTGCCCCTGGGACGGTATTCTGCGGCGTTCGAAGTCGTGAACATTTTGGATGACGCTCAATCGGCCGCCGCGAGGTTGGGACGATTCCCTCTGATTTTCAAGCCCGACCTGAGCCTGGGCGGCTCCCGGGGCGTCACGCGCGTCGAGCGAACCGAAGATATCACGAAGGCCTTTCTTGCCGCTCAATCTGGCGGCCTCGCTCACTCCGATGTCGTTATGGAACATTGCGTCGAGGGCAGTGAACACAGTGCCGAGGTGCTCATCTGGAACGGTAAGACTTCGGTTCTGTGCATCGGCCAGAAAATCAAATCGTTGCCGCCCTACCGGGTCGATATCAGTGTGCAATATCCTGCTCAACTGACGACGACGCAGGAATCGACCGTGGCGGATATGTGCCATCAAGCCGTGAATGCGCTGGGATTAACTCAAGGTGTTGCGCACATCGAATTCGGCTATACCGACGAGGGTCCGGTGCTCTTCGAACTCGGGGCGCGTTGCGGCGGCGGACACACGCCGCAGATCGCCCATCATGTCAGCGGCGTAAACGAATTCGTCGAAGCCTGCCGCATGGCTTGTGGGATCGCTCCAAGGCAGTTCGAGCCGACGCACCGCCGCGGGGCCGATTATCGATTTCTGATTTTCGCCCCGGGCGCCGTCGAGCGCATCGACATTCCCTCAGCAATCAAGGCAGACGGTGGAGTGCTGGACGTAGACATCACCGTGCAGCCCTGTGACGAGATTCGGCCGCTGCGCAGCACTTCGGAGCGATCCGGATTTCTGGTGGCGACTGGCGAGACTCTACAGGAAGCGGTCGGCTGCGCCGACCGGGGCTGCCGCAAAATCGCAATCCACTATTCCGACGGCGCTACACGCCACGCCGCGGAGCTTGTCGATTTTCAGGAGTTGGCTCACCCATGA
- a CDS encoding SDR family NAD(P)-dependent oxidoreductase encodes MQRVLITGGAGLIGSHIADLLVQRDVREIVVLDNFVRGRRENLATAVASGRVTVVEGDIRDRKLLAEVMQSIDVVFHQAAIRITQCAEDPRLALEVLVEGTFNVAEQAMRAKVSKVIAASSASVYGMADEFPTNENQHPYHNRTFYGAAKTFNEGLFRSFYEMYGLRYVMLRYFNVYGPRMDVYGAYTEVLIRWMERIAAGKRPLILGDGQQTMDFVIAEDIARCNLAAVDADVTDEVFNVASGSEISLKDLAHTLLRVMGSNAPLEYGPERKVNSVPRRLADVSKAKQMLGFQATISIEDGLRQLVAWWQAERQTSEAVRV; translated from the coding sequence ATGCAGCGTGTTCTGATTACGGGCGGCGCGGGATTGATCGGATCCCACATTGCCGATCTGCTGGTGCAGCGCGATGTCCGCGAGATTGTAGTGCTCGATAATTTTGTGCGCGGGCGACGGGAGAATCTTGCTACGGCTGTGGCGAGCGGTCGCGTCACAGTTGTGGAAGGTGACATTCGCGATCGTAAGCTTTTGGCCGAGGTCATGCAGAGCATCGACGTGGTATTTCATCAAGCCGCGATCCGCATCACGCAGTGTGCCGAAGATCCGCGACTGGCGCTTGAAGTGCTTGTTGAGGGCACTTTCAATGTTGCGGAGCAGGCGATGCGAGCGAAGGTTTCCAAAGTGATAGCCGCATCGTCGGCCTCCGTTTATGGAATGGCGGATGAGTTTCCCACGAACGAAAATCAACATCCCTACCACAATCGAACGTTTTATGGAGCCGCCAAGACTTTCAATGAAGGTCTGTTCCGCAGCTTCTATGAGATGTACGGCCTGCGCTATGTAATGCTACGGTACTTCAATGTCTACGGACCGCGCATGGATGTCTACGGCGCATATACAGAAGTTCTGATTCGCTGGATGGAGCGAATTGCCGCCGGAAAGAGACCTCTCATTCTCGGCGACGGCCAGCAGACTATGGACTTCGTGATTGCCGAAGATATCGCACGCTGCAACCTGGCCGCGGTTGACGCGGACGTCACCGACGAAGTATTCAATGTCGCCAGCGGCTCCGAGATCAGCCTGAAGGATCTCGCGCACACTCTATTGCGTGTGATGGGATCGAACGCGCCGCTTGAGTATGGACCAGAGCGAAAAGTAAACTCGGTTCCGCGCCGGCTCGCCGATGTTTCCAAAGCGAAACAAATGCTGGGATTTCAGGCGACCATTTCGATCGAAGATGGCCTGCGCCAGCTTGTGGCGTGGTGGCAGGCGGAACGCCAGACCAGCGAGGCTGTTCGTGTTTGA
- a CDS encoding acyltransferase, translating to MTRHVELTVIPELDGVRGIAILLVLAFHFGHMLPGYGNQLFSLGWTGVDLFFVLSGFLITRILWTTRDSPEYFSSFYGRRILRIFPLAFAFLASYFWIALPLAHHFGYDLDRNGSDQLWYWAYLANWHPHGLHGSLSHLWSLSIEEQFYLIWPTVVFAIALKNLRRLCIVLILLPLALRYVLMGIFHLSIHTIPGMTFCRTEALALGALIALSLGIEGLAIPRLPKLALASAVGVLAIALTAGTESNLMGIYGLTLVALACAGFVLRAVQSAGDSTRLSSMLRSSWLRRFGKYSYAIYVLHAPIVAVAFHLYARSPTPLRGCTLFFAGIISSYLAGWVSWHLFESKILRLKRYFEYDQARKQPAAAVAVS from the coding sequence TTGACAAGGCATGTTGAGCTGACGGTTATCCCCGAACTGGACGGGGTGCGTGGCATCGCAATCCTTCTTGTCCTGGCTTTCCATTTCGGCCACATGCTTCCTGGTTACGGAAACCAATTATTCTCATTAGGTTGGACAGGGGTCGATCTTTTCTTCGTTCTTTCCGGGTTCCTGATTACCCGGATTCTGTGGACAACCAGAGATAGTCCAGAATATTTTTCAAGCTTTTACGGGCGAAGGATTCTACGAATTTTCCCGCTCGCATTCGCTTTCCTGGCGTCCTATTTCTGGATTGCGCTGCCGTTGGCTCATCATTTCGGCTACGACCTCGATCGCAACGGATCGGACCAGTTGTGGTATTGGGCGTATCTGGCAAACTGGCACCCCCACGGACTTCACGGGAGCCTGTCGCATCTGTGGTCGCTATCGATCGAAGAGCAGTTCTATTTGATCTGGCCGACCGTGGTCTTCGCGATCGCTCTGAAAAATCTGCGACGACTCTGCATCGTACTGATCCTTCTACCTCTCGCACTCCGTTATGTTTTGATGGGGATATTTCATCTCTCCATTCATACGATTCCGGGAATGACGTTCTGTCGCACCGAGGCGCTGGCGCTAGGCGCGCTGATCGCTCTTTCCCTCGGAATCGAGGGTCTTGCGATACCGAGGCTGCCGAAACTTGCTTTGGCGTCCGCGGTGGGAGTGCTCGCCATTGCCCTCACGGCTGGGACGGAATCGAATTTAATGGGAATCTATGGTCTGACACTCGTGGCGCTCGCATGTGCTGGATTTGTGCTGCGCGCGGTTCAGAGCGCGGGAGATAGTACCCGATTGTCGAGCATGCTCCGGTCGAGTTGGCTGCGGCGATTTGGTAAGTACAGCTATGCGATCTATGTTCTGCACGCACCCATCGTGGCAGTGGCGTTTCACTTGTATGCCAGATCGCCAACGCCCCTGCGCGGATGCACTCTTTTCTTTGCGGGAATCATTTCTTCGTACCTTGCGGGATGGGTTTCGTGGCATCTGTTCGAGAGCAAGATTCTTCGCCTAAAGCGCTATTTTGAGTACGATCAAGCGAGGAAACAACCGGCCGCAGCAGTTGCGGTCAGTTGA
- a CDS encoding lysylphosphatidylglycerol synthase transmembrane domain-containing protein, whose product MSKPNHKKWGGALGRNFRVQSAVVGLLIGLASVAILLRQVDLKQSWNALGRLIGPFLLIPLMVFVVNLPLRAWRWQIIFPTSRRPGFGACLTVLGIGNMANFLLPGRAGDLARCILLGPAGSLTDSTRTLGTLAVEKVLDGLALVGMVLFSIWALHPPPWVFQLLKAAILIFGAALVLLVVLRYRTRLLIDIVRRAFRSMRLSALEGKFDGLLNSFADGLSAIGSAGQMLALLLLTATIWATEAGTIWGLARALGLAVSLKSAVIASAVLGLGLMIPAAPGGVGTYELFGTEAFKLTGIAASSALALTVVIHAWVFVANIAAGICLLAIQGISLAQLRNRLEVEPDAQSTLQRSS is encoded by the coding sequence ATGTCGAAGCCCAACCACAAAAAATGGGGCGGCGCTTTGGGACGTAATTTTCGTGTGCAGTCGGCCGTTGTGGGCCTTCTCATCGGCCTCGCCTCTGTCGCGATTCTGCTGCGACAAGTGGATCTCAAACAATCCTGGAACGCGCTGGGACGACTCATCGGGCCCTTCCTGCTGATTCCGCTGATGGTGTTTGTTGTCAACCTGCCGCTGCGCGCCTGGCGCTGGCAAATAATTTTTCCGACCTCGCGGCGTCCCGGTTTCGGAGCCTGTCTGACGGTTCTCGGGATCGGGAATATGGCCAATTTTCTATTGCCAGGGCGAGCCGGCGATTTGGCTCGCTGCATTCTGCTGGGACCTGCGGGTTCCCTCACGGATAGCACCCGCACGCTTGGCACACTCGCAGTCGAAAAAGTTCTGGATGGGTTGGCGCTCGTCGGCATGGTTCTGTTCTCGATTTGGGCGTTGCATCCTCCACCGTGGGTTTTTCAATTGCTAAAAGCAGCCATTCTGATCTTCGGAGCGGCGCTGGTTCTGTTGGTAGTTCTCCGTTATCGGACGCGACTTCTGATTGACATTGTGCGCCGCGCTTTTCGATCCATGCGTCTCTCTGCGCTGGAGGGAAAGTTCGATGGCCTGCTGAATTCGTTTGCCGATGGGCTCAGCGCCATCGGTTCCGCAGGGCAGATGCTGGCTTTGCTGCTGCTTACCGCAACCATCTGGGCCACCGAAGCTGGAACGATCTGGGGCCTGGCCCGGGCGCTCGGTCTCGCCGTATCGTTGAAGTCGGCTGTGATTGCGTCGGCGGTTTTGGGCTTGGGCCTGATGATTCCGGCAGCTCCCGGCGGTGTGGGAACCTATGAACTGTTCGGAACGGAAGCCTTCAAACTGACCGGAATTGCCGCCAGCAGCGCGCTGGCGTTGACGGTGGTAATTCACGCCTGGGTTTTTGTGGCGAATATCGCGGCGGGAATTTGCTTGCTGGCGATTCAGGGGATCAGCCTGGCTCAACTCAGAAACCGTCTGGAGGTCGAGCCCGATGCTCAATCCACGCTGCAGCGATCGAGCTGA
- a CDS encoding 4-hydroxy-2-oxovalerate aldolase, with translation MATFAAIPDILEVTLRDGSYLIDFQFTAEDTATIAAALEGCGFRWIEVGHGLGLNASQCGKGIAAATDEEYMEAASGALQHAKWGMFFIPGIGREEDIRMAANYGMSFLRVGTNVTEAVQAEPYIALAKELRLIVSYNAMKSYAVSPAEFGAVVAKVHDWGADIACLVDSAGSMDPDSVAAYLRAAKSESASPLGYHGHDNLSLAMANTLRAIDEGVVLVDSSLQGMGRSAGNTVTEVLVAILQRRGSVQHIDLKAAMDVGQGLIQPLLGKRGVDPMAVTGGLAKFHSSFTGKVQNYARKHDIDVRDLIVRLCQEDQLSAPDELLERLSHELATLKMPRVLSIPAFRVESDREKTSADALDALLKELRARAVKAGKFSALNVVTGEKPLKDFLVSGNIHSTQSHVVGSVTLTGAAHLDTVLHTADGRTDVLLLDVDRKPFGPRNVAESARAILQRTALLTYLDSRVWVEAVEEQVVRLLHEVLNDCEIVIAGDHPRSRFLALRFAERGARVTLLPDPEQTSNAPSLDHVRSLSLDGQELQLSVMKAESGSAFDALNRARVVVVWPSGRPWFDRRFTKCLAPKTYVLDAGIGTILPTGIATAQQQGCFLLRVNIWPALTGRLSATHESLMEMRDALGWETLDGVPVVAGGAMGKSGDVIVDSVHHPTRVVGVCDGQGGVRFRYNEHDAERVRRVQTEINRRLVTPQLTGASAR, from the coding sequence ATGGCTACATTCGCAGCGATTCCCGACATTCTGGAAGTCACGCTACGGGACGGGTCGTATCTCATCGACTTCCAGTTCACCGCGGAAGATACCGCGACGATTGCCGCCGCGCTGGAAGGCTGCGGATTCCGCTGGATCGAAGTCGGGCACGGCCTGGGCCTGAATGCGTCGCAATGCGGCAAGGGCATAGCCGCAGCAACCGACGAAGAGTACATGGAAGCCGCGAGTGGGGCTCTCCAGCACGCGAAGTGGGGAATGTTCTTCATCCCGGGCATTGGACGCGAGGAAGATATTCGGATGGCCGCCAACTACGGCATGTCGTTCCTTCGCGTTGGCACTAACGTGACGGAAGCTGTGCAGGCTGAGCCTTACATCGCATTGGCGAAAGAGCTGAGGCTGATCGTCTCCTATAACGCGATGAAGTCGTACGCCGTTTCCCCGGCGGAATTTGGCGCGGTCGTGGCGAAGGTGCATGACTGGGGCGCGGATATTGCCTGTCTGGTCGATTCTGCGGGCAGCATGGACCCGGATTCGGTGGCGGCGTACCTGCGCGCTGCAAAGTCGGAAAGTGCGTCTCCGCTCGGCTACCACGGGCACGACAATCTCTCTCTCGCCATGGCCAACACGCTGCGCGCTATTGATGAAGGTGTGGTGCTGGTTGATTCTTCGCTGCAAGGCATGGGACGATCCGCCGGCAATACCGTCACCGAAGTGCTGGTGGCGATCCTGCAAAGACGCGGGTCCGTGCAGCATATCGATCTGAAGGCCGCGATGGACGTGGGCCAGGGACTGATTCAGCCGCTGCTCGGGAAACGCGGTGTCGACCCCATGGCCGTGACCGGCGGGCTGGCCAAGTTTCATTCGTCCTTCACCGGCAAGGTGCAAAATTACGCGCGCAAGCATGACATCGATGTGCGCGACCTGATCGTCCGCCTGTGTCAGGAAGATCAGCTATCTGCGCCGGACGAATTGCTGGAGCGCCTCAGCCACGAACTCGCAACTCTGAAGATGCCTCGCGTGCTTTCGATTCCCGCATTCCGTGTGGAATCGGACAGAGAGAAAACTTCTGCCGACGCCTTGGACGCACTGCTGAAAGAATTGCGAGCCCGTGCCGTCAAGGCGGGGAAGTTTTCGGCGCTGAACGTGGTTACGGGAGAGAAGCCGCTGAAGGATTTCCTGGTCTCGGGCAACATCCATTCCACCCAGTCGCACGTGGTCGGTTCGGTGACCCTGACGGGCGCTGCGCATCTGGATACTGTTCTGCATACGGCCGACGGCAGAACGGACGTTTTGTTATTGGATGTTGACCGCAAACCTTTCGGCCCTAGGAACGTTGCGGAAAGCGCTCGGGCGATCCTCCAGAGAACTGCGCTTCTCACTTACCTCGACAGTCGGGTATGGGTTGAGGCCGTCGAGGAGCAGGTGGTCCGTCTGCTGCACGAAGTACTGAACGATTGTGAGATTGTGATCGCCGGCGACCATCCCCGCAGCCGTTTCCTGGCTTTGCGATTTGCCGAACGCGGTGCGCGCGTCACGCTGCTGCCTGATCCGGAGCAGACTTCCAACGCGCCGTCGCTCGATCATGTTCGATCGCTCTCGCTGGACGGGCAGGAATTACAACTGTCTGTCATGAAGGCTGAGTCTGGTTCGGCGTTCGATGCGTTGAATCGCGCGAGGGTAGTGGTCGTGTGGCCATCTGGAAGACCGTGGTTTGATCGGCGATTCACAAAATGCCTGGCCCCGAAGACCTATGTACTGGACGCGGGGATTGGAACGATTCTGCCGACCGGAATCGCCACAGCGCAGCAACAGGGATGCTTCCTGCTGCGAGTCAACATCTGGCCCGCCTTGACCGGCAGGCTGTCCGCGACGCACGAATCGCTGATGGAAATGCGCGACGCGCTGGGTTGGGAAACTTTGGACGGGGTACCGGTAGTAGCCGGCGGTGCCATGGGTAAATCCGGCGACGTGATCGTTGACAGCGTGCATCATCCGACGCGAGTGGTTGGAGTCTGCGACGGTCAAGGCGGGGTGCGCTTTCGCTATAACGAACACGACGCTGAACGCGTGCGCCGGGTTCAGACGGAGATTAACCGACGACTGGTCACACCGCAACTCACCGGCGCAAGCGCTCGTTAG